In Aspergillus fumigatus Af293 chromosome 4, whole genome shotgun sequence, one genomic interval encodes:
- a CDS encoding tRNA (guanine-N2-)-methyltransferase has translation MEYLIRFAQVHESFRRPEIQALAALAGIDLEIISYNEFVGAAVPFHVRSVTILEGIQIGIFVPRAYIIRQRYHIICIADRKEQSPYCIVKLANEEAARGLIARSILAKDIFELWAQGTNYEEVHSDVRRRTQHRWNNYKEVSFRFTIESFAGKRSNEEKREIIQSFAYLDFQGPIRMKNPDEDFWVLEEYIPDVAISKRTTSPSKTRPAELQTPQKIYFGRWVANSSREAINKYDLKKRRYISTTSMDAELSLVTANMAHAAPGKLFFDPFVGTGSFCVAAAHFGALTLGSDIDGRSFRGKEMGKGKPMGVLSNFQQYGTQSKFVDVFTSDLTNTPLRSSQFLDGITCDPPYGVREGLRVLGTRDGRGKEEVLIDGVPAHLRPDYIAPKKPYGFEAMQNDILNFASRTLVTNGRLAMWMPASSDEEGELAIPMHPNLEVVCVSVQPFNNYSQRERPQTFLWDEGKPIQREYMLMSLMPSGERHPTILVT, from the exons ATGGAATATTTGATCCGCTTCGCTCAAGTGCACGAAAGTTTTCGACGGCCGGAGATCCAAGCACTGGCAGCTCTGGCTGGAATCGACCTTGAGATTATTTCTTATAATGAATTTGTAGGT GCTGCGGTTCCCTTCCATGTTCGGAGTGTAACGATCTTGGAGGGTATTCAGATTGGAATTTTTGTTCCCCGCGCCTACATCATTCGGCAGAGATATCACATTATATGCATAGCTGACCGAAAAGAGCAGTCACCATATTGCATTGTCAAATTGGCAAATGAGGAAGCGGCACGAGGACTCATTGCTCGTAGCATCCTAGCGAAGGATATCTTCGAGCTCTGGGCTCAAGGCACTAACTATGAAGAAGTTCATAGCGACGTTCGCAGGCGGACTCAGCATCGCTGGAACAACTACAAGGAGGTCTCATTCCGTTTCACCATCGAGAGCTTTGCCGGAAAGCGAAGTAATGAAGAGAAACGAGAAATTATCCAGTCGTTCGCCTATCTTGACTTCCAGGGTCCCATTCGGATGAAAAACCCAGACGAGGATTTCTGGGTGCTAGAGGAGTATATCCCAGACGTTGCAATTTCAAAGAGGACGACCTCACCAAGTAAAACACGGCCGGCTGAATTACAAACTCCGCAGAAGATCTATTTCGGACGCTGGGTTGCTAACAGTAGCCGGGAGGCCATCAACAAGTACGACCTTAAGAAGCGCCGGTATATCAGCACCACATCGATGGACGCTGAATTGAGCCTAGTGACGGCTAATATGGCCCATGCAGCGCCAGGGAAGCTGTTCTTTGATCCGTTTGTCGGAACAGGAAGCTTCTGCGTTGCTGCTGCACACTTTGGCGCCCTGACTCTCGGCTCAGACATTGACGGACGCAGCTTTCGCGGCAAAGAGATGGGGAAGGGTAAGCCGATGGGAGTACTGTCGAATTTTCAGCAATATGGCACTCAAAGCAAATTCGTGGACGTCTTTACTTCCGATCTGACAAATACGCCTCTTCGCTCCAGTCAGTTCCTAGATGGCATCACTTGTGATCCTCCTTACGGTGTCCGTGAAGGACTTCGAGTCTTGGGAACTCGCGACGGGCGtgggaaggaagaggtcTTGATCGATGGGGTTCCAGCTCATTT GCGGCCGGACTACATTGCGCCGAAGAAACCTTACGGATTCGAGGCCATGCAGAATGACATCCTCAACTTCGCCTCGCGGACCTTAGTTACAAATGGACGGTTGGCTATGTGGATGCCAGCATccagcgacgaggaagggGAATTGGCCATCCCGATGCATCCAAACTTAGAGGTTGTGTGTGTCTCTGTTCAGCCGTTCAACAACT ACTCCCAGAGGGAGAGACCTCAGACGTTTCTGTGGGACGAAGGAAAGCCGATTCAGAGGGAATATATGCTGATGAGCTTAATGCCTTCAGGAGAAAG GCATCCCACAATCCTTGTCACTTAA
- a CDS encoding putative histone deacetylase SIR2 translates to MDVISVSGGESESLKDPVVEVEAVDMAAVETERKIKAEDTAAVVGEASHSEYESDSGDSGEEWETQSLYEDAIQVLKDEQLRDGVPGACTLEEAIAYRERLHEIGKAAFVEETIARDTVTAKKLCTAFGIMPPAFLEGAPDEAYHPLLAIGISREFSRRPKLPQYNTIDDAVRLLKESKNIIVLTGAGISTSLGIPDFRSKDTGLYSQLEHLGLSDPQEVFDIHVFREDPNIFFSIAKDILPTEKKFSPTHAFIKLLQDQGKLLTNYTQNIDNIEANAGILPEKILQCHGSFATATCVKCHHKVKGEEIFDDIKKGIVPECVACKESLEDDSLKPQGLKRKRMSNGTQKSRKKDGEDSSEEEDYEIPTPGVMKPDITFFGEDLPDEFGRRLLHHDRDKVDLVIVIGTSLKVAPVAEVPGVLPRNVPQIYISRTPVTHTCFDIDLLGDCDVVVSELSRRAGWELNHDMIPPDEKVEITRVEGYDSRYVFKVAGA, encoded by the exons ATGGACGTAATATCAGTGTCCGGCGGGGAGAGCGAGTCGTTGAAGGATCCGGTGGTCGAAGTGGAAGCCGTTGATATGGCAGCCGTGGAGACGGaaaggaagatcaaagccGAAGATACGGCAGCTGTGGTGGGCGAGGCGTCCCATTCTGAGTATGAGTCTGACAGCGGTGACTCTGGAGAGGAATGGGAAACTCAGTCCCTGTACGAAGATGCGATTCAAGTACTGAAGGACGAGCAACTTCGCGATGGTG TGCCGGGTGCGTGCACTCTGGAAGAAGCCATTGCTTATCGCGAACGACTACATGAAATCGGAAAGGCTGCATTTGTTGAGGAAACGATCGCTCGCGATACTGTCACCGCGAAGAAGTTATGTACTGCGTTTGGAATCATGCCGCCAGCTTTCCTAGAAGGGGCCCCTGACGAAGCgtatcatcctcttcttgcgATTGGGATTTCGCGCGAATTCTCGAGGCGGCCTAAACTTCCTCAATACAATACAATTGACGATGCCGTCCGGTTGCTCAAGGAGTCTAAGAATATCATTGTGTTGACTGGCGCAGGT ATCTCCACGAGTCTTGGAATCCCCGATTTTCGCTCGAAAGATACCGGACTCTATTCTCAGTTAGAACACCTGGGGCTAAGCGACCCTCAGGAGGTATTTGATATTCACGTGTTCCGTGAGGATCCaaatatcttcttctcaatcGCGAAGGATATATTGCCTACGGAGAAGAAATTCTCACCCACTCATGCCTTCATCAAGCTCCTGCAGGATCAAGGGAAGCTGTTGACTAATTATACTCAAAACATCGACAACATTGAGGCCAACGCAGGTATTCTGCCGGAGAAAATCCTGCAATGTCACGGCTCTTTTGCGACGGCTACATGCGTCAAGTGTCATCACAAAGTGAAAGGCGAAGAGATTTTTGACGACATCAAAAAAGGCATTGTTCCCGAATGCGTGGCTTGCAAAGAGAGTCTCGAAGACGATTCTTTGAAGCCGCAAGGGCTCAAACGGAAACGGATGTCCAACGGAAcgcagaagagcaggaagaaggacgGTGAGGACAgttcggaggaggaagattacGAGATTCCCACTCCTGGCGTTATGAAG CCTGACATTACATTCTTTGGCGAGGACTTGCCCGACGAGTTCGGCCGTCGTCTGCTTCATCACGACCGTGATAAAGTGGACTTGGTCATCGTAATTGGTACATCGTTGAAAGTAGCACCTGTGGCTGAAGTTCCGGGTGTTCTCCCACGCAATGTCCCTCAGATCTATATTTCTCGTACT CCTGTGACGCATACGTGCTTCGATATTGACCTCTTGGGTGATTGCGATGTGGTAGTCTCCGAGCTGTCTCGTCGGGCCGGTTGGGAGCTGAATCATGACATGATACCCCCCGATGAGAAGGTTGAGATTACTCGGGTCGAAGGATATGATTCACGATATGTATTTAAGGTTGCGGGCGCATAG
- a CDS encoding ACL4 family protein yields MGKSRPHKKKASKSREKSVLRAGGSVSKQKMADPAILLEQAVVLLQTGQADAALAAAQQAFNSAPTNSPAQLSALNTIGEIYVELGDINAARECFLRAVELDPNGTIPESEGGGAEKFLWLAQLSEVGGKDSVQWFEKGVSALRTIIQQLEEKQDPQTAAELAEKKKKMANALCGVAEIYMTDLSWEEDAENQCESLITEALLVDPQAPEVLQTLASIRISQLRQDDARAALSRSLELWKDLPPEDPKVPEFATRVSLARLLMEVAMELEALEVLERLILEDDQSVEAWYLGGWCLYLLAEKRQAPKDAEADASPESQRQASLVASREWLKQSLTLYDLVQYEDERLKEHALELVDEMNKELGEDMEDDSNAEDAEGEEGEGDWEDEIEDESDEDHEMAD; encoded by the exons ATGGGCAAATCTAGACCtcacaagaagaaggcttcGAAGTCGCGTGAAAAGTCCGTTCTCCGAGCCGGTGGTTCAGTGTCCAAACAGAAAATGGCCGATCCTGCGATACTCCTTGAGCAAGCGGTCGTCTTACTTCAAACAGGGCAAGCAGATGCAGCGCTTGCAGCAGCTCAGCAGGCTTTCAACTCTGCGCCCACCAATTCCCCCGCTCAACTATCTGCCCTGAACACTATCGGCGAGATCTACGTCGAACTGGGGGATATCAATGCTGCGAGAGAATGCTTTTTACGTGCGGTGGAGCTCGACCCGAATGGCACAATACCAGAGTCCGAAGGGGGTGGTGCGGAGAAGTTTTTATGGCTGGCTCAATTGAGCGAAGTGGGAGGGAAGGATAGTGTCCAGTGGTTTGAGAAAGGTGTCTCAGCTTTAAGGACAATCATCCAGCAGTTGGAGGAAAAGCAGGACCCTCAAACCGCTGCTGAGTTGgcggaaaagaagaagaagatggcgaatGCACTTTGCGGAGTAGCGGAAATCTACATGACAGATCTCTC TtgggaggaagatgccgaaAACCAGTGCGAATCTCTCATAACGGAAGCTCTCTTGGTCGATCCTCAAGCGCCCGAAGTCCTCCAGACACTAGCATCCATCAGGATATCCCAATTACGACAAGATGATGCGCGAGCCGCACTCTCCCGAAGTCTTGAGCTATGGAAAGACTTGCCTCCTGAAGATCCAAAGGTTCCGGAGTTTGCAACTCGAGTCAGTCTTGCGCGTCTACTCATGGAGGTTGCAATGGAATTGGAAGCCCTCGAAGTCTTGGAACGTTTGATTCTCGAAGATGACCAGAGCGTAGAAGCATGGTACCTCGGCGGTTGGTGTCTTTATCTTCTCGCGGAGAAACGACAGGCCCCCAAGGACGCAGAAGCAGACGCATCGCCCGAGTCACAACGACAAGCTTCCCTTGTTGCCAGTCGCGAATGGTTGAAACAAAGTTTGACCCTCTACGACCTGGTCCAgtatgaagatgaaagaCTCAAGGAGCATGCTCTtgagctggttgatgaaaTGAACAAAGAACTAGGCGAGGATATGGAGGATGACAGCAACGCCGAAGATGCCgaaggggaggaaggggaaggggaTTGGGAAGATGAGATTGAGGACGAGTCAGATGAAGACCATGAGATGGCGGATTGA